A portion of the Roseovarius sp. SCSIO 43702 genome contains these proteins:
- a CDS encoding monovalent cation/H+ antiporter subunit A: MSLFFIVALPFLGALLPGLMNSAGRAACAGVTFTVSLLAFIGLLTNLPAVLAGEVVTMQIEWMPSLGLNFTLMLDGLGFFFALLILGIGLLIIAYGRHYLSRDDNMGEFFTYLLLFQGAMVGIVLSDNILLLLVFWELTSLSSFLLIGYWKHLPEGRQGARMALIVTGTGGLAMMGGMLILGQIAGSYELSVILASRDLIQADPLYLPALILILLGCFTKSAQFPFHFWLPHAMAAPTPVSAYLHSATMVKAGIFLMARMWPVLSGTPEWFVIVTTAGLATMVLGAVIALFKHDLKALLAFSTVSHLGLITMLLGTGTAFGAMAAVFHILNHATFKAALFMSAGIIDHEAHTRDIRRLGGLRHLMPVTFVIATLAALSMAGIPLLNGFLSKEMMLEEALHTTLFGAPWLVPVLATVGSLFSAAYCFRLIGHVFLGPVRDDYPARPHDPDSGLWLPPAILVVMVVVIGVAPFLAEPFVKLVTASVLGDAAEVPKAYLKIWHGLVPALFLSIIAVVGGLLMLAVFTPALRLWDAAPRPEAKVIFEALVEAVVRLTRAVILPLHDGAFTRYAAIGAVTIIAAGFHAWSTGTMGAATRTVQYAGPVTIAGWAMLVAATVGMVFLHRNRFLSLILIGIVGLMVSIGFVFLSAPDLAMTQFTVEVVTIILMLLALNFLPNTTPIESTVLRRVRDAGIAVAGGLATFGLAYYYMLRDAVDTPISEFHLANSYKGGGGTNVVNVILVDFRGFDTYGEIIVLGIAALLIYALTETLLGGPVRARLLNRKPDQPRAGDIHPLMMVVLTRVIMPVVLLVGFYIFLRGHNEPGGGFIAGLIVSIAVVMQYMASGFTWTSSRLRYPYHGVIGAGVLTAGLTGIGSWFFGKPFLTSDFTYVRIPPFEKFELATAALFDLGVFLAVVGAVMLSLESFSRLARRAHVPDSEHPMDIDPSRDDPPAVPMAPMNMKEGG, translated from the coding sequence GTGTCCCTCTTCTTTATCGTTGCGTTACCCTTCCTCGGTGCACTTCTGCCGGGATTGATGAACTCGGCAGGCCGTGCCGCCTGCGCTGGTGTGACCTTCACCGTATCACTGCTGGCTTTCATCGGCTTGTTGACCAATCTGCCTGCGGTTCTGGCGGGCGAAGTCGTGACGATGCAGATCGAGTGGATGCCGTCGCTGGGGCTGAATTTCACCCTGATGCTCGACGGTTTGGGTTTTTTCTTCGCGCTGCTGATCCTCGGCATCGGCCTGCTGATCATCGCCTACGGGCGGCACTATCTGAGCCGCGACGACAATATGGGCGAATTCTTCACCTATCTGCTGCTATTCCAGGGCGCGATGGTGGGGATCGTTCTGAGCGACAATATCCTGCTGCTGCTGGTGTTCTGGGAGCTGACCTCGCTGTCCTCCTTCCTGCTGATCGGCTACTGGAAACACCTGCCGGAGGGCCGCCAAGGCGCGCGCATGGCGCTGATCGTCACCGGCACGGGCGGGCTGGCGATGATGGGGGGGATGCTGATTCTCGGGCAGATCGCCGGAAGCTACGAGTTGAGCGTGATCCTTGCCAGCCGCGACCTGATACAGGCCGACCCGCTTTACCTGCCCGCGCTGATCCTGATCCTGCTGGGCTGTTTCACCAAATCGGCGCAGTTCCCGTTCCATTTCTGGCTGCCGCACGCGATGGCCGCGCCGACGCCGGTATCGGCCTACCTGCACTCCGCCACCATGGTGAAGGCGGGGATTTTCCTGATGGCGCGGATGTGGCCGGTGCTGTCCGGCACGCCGGAATGGTTCGTGATCGTCACCACCGCCGGGTTGGCCACCATGGTGCTGGGTGCGGTGATCGCGCTGTTCAAGCATGACCTGAAGGCGCTGCTGGCGTTCTCGACCGTCAGCCACCTCGGGCTGATCACCATGCTGTTGGGCACCGGCACGGCGTTCGGCGCGATGGCAGCGGTGTTCCACATCCTCAATCACGCGACGTTCAAGGCGGCCTTGTTCATGTCGGCGGGGATCATCGACCACGAGGCCCACACCCGCGACATCCGCCGACTGGGCGGGCTGCGGCACCTGATGCCGGTGACCTTCGTGATCGCCACGCTGGCGGCGCTGTCGATGGCGGGGATTCCGCTGCTCAACGGGTTCCTGTCGAAGGAGATGATGCTGGAGGAGGCGCTGCACACCACGCTGTTCGGCGCGCCGTGGCTGGTGCCCGTTCTGGCGACGGTCGGCTCGCTGTTTTCCGCCGCCTACTGCTTCCGGCTGATCGGGCATGTGTTCCTCGGACCGGTGCGCGACGACTACCCTGCCCGGCCGCATGATCCCGACTCCGGACTGTGGCTGCCGCCCGCCATTCTGGTGGTGATGGTGGTCGTGATCGGCGTCGCGCCGTTCCTGGCGGAGCCGTTCGTGAAGCTGGTCACCGCATCGGTGCTGGGCGACGCGGCGGAGGTGCCGAAGGCCTATCTCAAGATCTGGCACGGGCTGGTACCCGCGCTGTTCCTGTCGATCATCGCCGTGGTGGGCGGCCTGCTGATGCTGGCGGTCTTCACCCCCGCCCTGCGCCTGTGGGACGCGGCCCCGCGCCCCGAGGCCAAGGTGATCTTCGAGGCACTGGTCGAGGCGGTCGTCCGTTTGACCCGCGCGGTGATCCTGCCGCTGCATGACGGAGCCTTCACCCGTTACGCCGCAATCGGCGCGGTGACGATCATCGCCGCCGGGTTTCACGCCTGGAGCACCGGCACCATGGGCGCCGCCACGCGCACCGTGCAATATGCCGGTCCGGTGACGATTGCGGGCTGGGCGATGCTGGTCGCGGCGACGGTGGGCATGGTCTTCCTGCACCGCAACCGTTTCCTGTCGCTGATCCTGATCGGCATCGTGGGGCTGATGGTATCCATCGGCTTCGTGTTCCTCAGCGCCCCTGACCTCGCCATGACGCAGTTTACCGTCGAGGTGGTGACGATCATCCTGATGCTGCTGGCGCTGAACTTCCTGCCCAATACCACCCCCATCGAGAGCACCGTGCTGCGCCGGGTCCGCGACGCGGGCATCGCCGTGGCGGGGGGCTTGGCGACCTTCGGGCTGGCCTATTACTACATGCTGCGCGACGCGGTGGACACGCCGATTTCGGAGTTCCACCTGGCGAATTCCTACAAGGGTGGCGGCGGCACCAATGTGGTGAACGTGATCCTCGTCGACTTCCGTGGTTTCGACACCTATGGCGAGATCATCGTGCTGGGCATCGCCGCCCTGCTGATCTACGCGCTGACCGAGACGCTGCTGGGCGGCCCCGTCCGCGCGCGCCTGCTGAACCGCAAGCCGGACCAGCCACGGGCAGGCGACATTCACCCGCTGATGATGGTGGTGCTGACGCGGGTGATCATGCCGGTGGTGCTGCTGGTGGGTTTCTACATTTTCCTGCGCGGCCATAACGAGCCGGGCGGCGGCTTCATCGCCGGGCTGATCGTGTCGATCGCCGTGGTGATGCAATACATGGCGAGCGGCTTCACCTGGACCTCGTCCCGGCTGAGATATCCCTATCACGGAGTGATCGGCGCAGGTGTCCTGACCGCCGGGCTGACCGGCATCGGGTCGTGGTTCTTCGGCAAGCCGTTCCTGACCTCGGATTTCACCTATGTCCGCATCCCGCCCTTCGAGAAGTTCGAACTGGCCACCGCCGCGCTCTTCGATCTGGGTGTGTTCCTGGCGGTCGTCGGCGCGGTGATGCTGTCGCTCGAGAGCTTCTCGCGGCTGGCGCGGCGCGCCCATGTGCCCGACAGCGAGCACCCGATGGATATCGACCCGTCCCGCGACGACCCGCCGGCCGTGCCGATGGCGCCCATGAATATGAAGGAGGGTGGCTGA
- a CDS encoding Na+/H+ antiporter subunit C translates to MELLVASAVGVLTAGGLYLILRLRTFPVILGMSLLTYAVNVFLFSSGRLTVGAPPILRDDATVYTDPLPQALVLTAIVISFGMTAVVVMIALGAYLGSDDDHVDDLPGPDADENAEGGT, encoded by the coding sequence ATGGAGCTTCTCGTCGCCTCCGCCGTGGGTGTCCTGACCGCGGGCGGGCTGTACCTGATCCTGCGGCTGCGCACCTTTCCGGTGATCCTCGGCATGTCGCTGCTGACCTATGCGGTCAACGTGTTCCTGTTCTCGTCCGGCCGTCTGACCGTGGGCGCCCCGCCGATCCTGCGCGATGACGCGACGGTCTATACCGACCCGCTGCCGCAGGCGCTGGTGCTGACGGCCATCGTGATCTCGTTCGGGATGACGGCAGTGGTGGTCATGATCGCCCTCGGCGCGTATCTGGGCTCGGATGACGACCATGTCGACGATCTGCCCGGGCCGGACGCGGACGAGAACGCGGAGGGCGGCACGTGA
- a CDS encoding monovalent cation/H+ antiporter subunit D, protein MTHWIIAPVVLPALLAPFIVLAARYHIGIQRVFSVAGVLALIAISAGLAWQASDGSVILYQLSDWAAPFGIVLVGDRLSTAMLLLTAVLALFVLLFAIGSDWDSRGRHFHALFQFQMMGIMGAFLTGDLFNLFVFFEVLLIASYGLMIHAGGNARLKAGVQYVLFNLIASSLFLFALGSIYAETGTLNMADLANRVALIGPEETVGIRIAAVLLILVFAVKAAIVPLHFWLPSSYAEACAPVAALFAIMTKIGAYAIIRVYTMIFPPELEVTAGLHDVWLLPAALLSLAIGMLGVLAAQKLDRLVAYSVIGSMGMVMVSIALFTPTGIAAAIYYIIHSTLAGAALFLIADLVRTGRGNLDLTAQPAMAGTALTSALFFIGAIAMAGLPPLSGFLGKLLVLDAGYDTDLMVWIWAIVLGSSLISIVGFARAGSVLFWKAHSVHTPEPEEDAAPRPSPAALSYVATGGLVALLAAHTVFAGQVHGYSEKIAAQLFAPAPYIATVVETPGKLSDPTTKTEEH, encoded by the coding sequence GTGACGCACTGGATCATCGCCCCCGTCGTGCTGCCCGCGTTGCTGGCACCGTTCATCGTGCTGGCCGCGCGGTATCATATCGGCATCCAGAGGGTCTTTTCGGTCGCGGGTGTGCTGGCGCTGATCGCCATCTCGGCGGGGCTTGCGTGGCAAGCCTCGGACGGCAGCGTCATTCTCTATCAACTCAGCGACTGGGCCGCGCCGTTCGGCATCGTGCTGGTGGGCGACCGGCTGTCCACCGCGATGCTCTTGCTGACGGCGGTCCTGGCGCTGTTCGTGCTGCTCTTTGCAATCGGATCGGACTGGGACAGTCGCGGGCGGCACTTCCACGCACTGTTCCAGTTCCAGATGATGGGCATCATGGGCGCCTTCCTGACCGGCGACCTGTTCAACTTGTTCGTGTTCTTCGAGGTGCTGCTGATCGCATCCTACGGCCTGATGATCCACGCGGGCGGCAACGCCCGCCTGAAGGCGGGTGTGCAATATGTGCTGTTCAACCTGATCGCCTCGTCGCTTTTCCTGTTTGCGCTCGGCTCCATCTATGCGGAGACCGGCACGCTCAACATGGCCGATCTTGCGAACCGTGTCGCCTTGATCGGGCCGGAGGAGACGGTGGGCATCCGCATCGCCGCGGTGCTTCTGATACTCGTCTTCGCGGTCAAGGCCGCAATCGTGCCGCTGCATTTCTGGCTGCCGTCGAGCTATGCGGAGGCTTGTGCCCCGGTTGCCGCGCTGTTTGCCATCATGACCAAGATCGGTGCCTACGCGATCATTCGCGTCTACACGATGATTTTCCCGCCCGAGCTGGAGGTTACGGCAGGGCTGCATGATGTCTGGCTACTCCCTGCCGCGCTGCTGTCGCTGGCGATCGGGATGCTGGGCGTGTTGGCAGCCCAGAAGCTGGATCGGCTGGTGGCGTACTCGGTCATCGGCTCCATGGGCATGGTGATGGTGTCCATCGCGCTCTTCACGCCAACGGGCATCGCGGCGGCTATATACTACATCATCCATTCGACGCTGGCAGGGGCGGCGCTGTTCCTGATCGCCGATCTGGTGCGCACCGGGCGCGGCAATCTGGACCTGACCGCGCAACCGGCCATGGCAGGGACCGCGCTGACATCGGCGCTGTTTTTCATCGGCGCGATCGCCATGGCGGGCCTGCCCCCATTGTCGGGCTTTCTGGGCAAGCTTCTCGTGCTGGACGCGGGCTATGACACCGACCTGATGGTGTGGATCTGGGCCATCGTGCTGGGCTCGAGCCTGATCAGCATCGTCGGGTTTGCCCGCGCGGGCAGCGTGCTCTTCTGGAAGGCGCACAGCGTTCATACCCCCGAGCCGGAGGAAGACGCCGCGCCGCGGCCGTCCCCCGCCGCGCTTTCCTACGTGGCCACCGGCGGGCTGGTCGCACTGCTGGCGGCGCATACGGTGTTCGCGGGTCAGGTGCATGGCTATTCCGAAAAGATCGCCGCGCAACTCTTCGCGCCCGCTCCCTACATCGCCACCGTGGTCGAAACGCCGGGTAAATTGAGCGACCCGACGACAAAGACGGAGGAGCACTGA
- a CDS encoding Na+/H+ antiporter subunit E has translation MLARAFYWLLPHPFLTLLLAVVWVLLQNQVSAGMVVFGLILGIIIPWGTSIWWPDTPRALKLGKMAIYILMVMWDILIANIQVAWIVLTVPNAKLRPAWIVVPLQLRKPEAITVLAGTITLTPGTVSADLSNEGHSLLVHVLHTDDPDAVRDDIINRYERRLQEIFS, from the coding sequence ATGCTTGCACGCGCGTTCTACTGGCTGTTGCCGCATCCGTTCCTGACGCTGCTGCTGGCGGTGGTTTGGGTGCTGCTGCAAAATCAGGTCTCGGCGGGCATGGTGGTGTTCGGCCTCATTCTGGGGATCATCATCCCGTGGGGCACCTCGATCTGGTGGCCCGACACGCCCAGGGCGCTCAAACTGGGCAAGATGGCGATCTATATCCTGATGGTGATGTGGGATATCCTGATCGCCAATATTCAGGTCGCGTGGATCGTACTGACCGTTCCCAATGCCAAGCTGCGCCCCGCGTGGATCGTCGTGCCGCTACAACTGCGCAAACCCGAGGCGATCACGGTGCTGGCAGGCACCATCACACTGACGCCGGGCACGGTCTCGGCCGATCTGTCGAACGAGGGGCACAGCCTCTTGGTGCATGTGCTGCACACCGACGACCCCGACGCGGTGCGCGACGACATCATCAACCGCTACGAACGCCGTTTGCAGGAGATATTCTCATGA
- a CDS encoding K+/H+ antiporter subunit F gives MTTALAFLDIAVAIAFVALALGQILSMVRLVLGPTSGDRILALDTMVINGLGLVVMVGVYYEVQFYFEVALLIAMLGFVSTVALARFLLRGDIIE, from the coding sequence ATGACGACCGCCCTGGCCTTTCTGGATATCGCCGTGGCCATCGCCTTTGTCGCGCTGGCGCTCGGGCAAATCCTGTCGATGGTGCGGCTGGTGCTTGGCCCCACCTCCGGCGACCGCATACTTGCGCTGGACACCATGGTCATCAACGGCCTGGGCCTCGTGGTGATGGTCGGCGTCTACTACGAGGTGCAATTCTATTTCGAGGTGGCGCTGCTGATCGCCATGCTCGGGTTCGTTTCCACCGTCGCGCTGGCGCGCTTTCTTTTGCGGGGGGACATCATCGAATGA
- the mnhG gene encoding monovalent cation/H(+) antiporter subunit G — protein MTGEILAIYATAVFLLIASFFVLVGVIGLLKFNDPMTRLHAPTKVGTVGIGMLLLASMVESFARGEGSMHELLIMAFLFVTAPIAANFIAKVGIHRRACETPPPPPRDDTWSTLDTPPEDRTGPDT, from the coding sequence ATGACAGGAGAGATCCTCGCCATTTACGCCACCGCCGTTTTCCTGCTGATCGCGTCGTTCTTCGTGCTCGTGGGCGTCATCGGCCTGTTGAAATTCAACGATCCCATGACCCGCCTGCACGCGCCCACCAAGGTCGGGACGGTAGGGATCGGGATGCTGCTGCTGGCGTCGATGGTCGAAAGCTTCGCCCGCGGCGAAGGGTCGATGCACGAGCTGCTCATCATGGCGTTCCTGTTCGTCACCGCGCCGATTGCGGCCAACTTCATCGCCAAGGTGGGCATCCACAGGCGCGCCTGCGAAACGCCCCCCCCGCCGCCCCGCGACGACACGTGGTCGACGCTCGACACCCCGCCCGAAGACCGGACCGGGCCGGACACCTAG
- a CDS encoding GNAT family N-acetyltransferase, translating to MNLEPFTTILKNGETVLVREVGPGDRDLLEAGFEHLSKQSRFFRFLAPHNELTQQELDRFSAPNDFDHVAIGALTQSAPAPEPVGIARYIRIPDTPARAEVAVTIVDSHQRIGLGSLLLGTLAKLASRNGVSEFLAVVHKDNTAMLALFDALGGRRTRIDGEMNYTISLPDDPEDFPRTSVGEAFRTAYRLAHLT from the coding sequence ATGAACCTCGAACCTTTCACAACCATCCTGAAGAACGGCGAAACCGTTCTCGTTCGCGAGGTCGGGCCCGGGGATCGGGATCTTCTGGAGGCCGGGTTCGAGCACTTGTCGAAACAATCGCGGTTCTTTCGCTTTCTCGCCCCGCACAACGAACTGACCCAGCAGGAACTCGATCGCTTCTCGGCTCCGAACGATTTCGACCACGTCGCCATCGGCGCGTTGACGCAATCCGCACCTGCGCCCGAGCCGGTCGGCATAGCGCGGTATATCCGCATCCCCGATACGCCTGCCCGCGCCGAGGTCGCTGTGACGATCGTGGACAGTCACCAGAGGATCGGGCTCGGCAGCCTTCTCCTGGGCACTCTTGCGAAACTGGCCTCGCGCAACGGGGTGTCCGAATTTCTGGCCGTCGTGCACAAGGACAATACCGCGATGCTGGCGCTCTTCGATGCGCTCGGAGGCAGGCGAACGAGGATCGACGGCGAAATGAACTACACGATCTCACTCCCGGACGACCCGGAAGACTTCCCCCGCACCTCGGTCGGCGAGGCGTTCAGAACCGCCTATCGACTCGCTCACCTCACCTGA
- a CDS encoding acyl-CoA dehydrogenase, translating into MPLETPALKAKDAPDLGKFDWEDPFRLDDQLEEDERMIAQSARSFAQEKLQPRVIKAYAEEKTDPAIFAEMGEMGLLGTTIPEEYGGLGGGYVGYGLVAREIERVDSGYRSMMSVQSSLVMYPIYAYGTEEQRQKYLPKLATGEFIGCFGLTEPDAGSDPAGMKTTAKKTEGGYRLNGSKMWISNSPIADVFVVWAKSEAHDGKIKGFVLEKGMKGLSAPKIEGKQSLRASITGEIVMDDVEVGEDALLPNVEGLKGPFGCLNRARYGIAWGVMGAAEFCWHAARQYGLDRQQFRKPLAQTQLFQLKLANMQTEITLGLQAALRVGRLMDDAKAAPEMISLIKRNNCGKALDIARMARDMHGGNGISEEFQVIRHMMNLETVNTYEGTHDVHALILGRAQTGLQAFF; encoded by the coding sequence ATGCCGCTCGAAACTCCGGCCCTCAAGGCCAAGGACGCGCCCGACCTGGGCAAGTTCGACTGGGAAGACCCGTTCCGCCTCGACGATCAGCTCGAGGAAGACGAGCGGATGATCGCGCAAAGCGCGCGCTCGTTTGCGCAGGAGAAACTCCAGCCCCGCGTCATCAAGGCCTATGCCGAGGAAAAGACCGATCCGGCGATCTTTGCCGAGATGGGCGAGATGGGTCTTCTGGGCACCACGATTCCCGAGGAATATGGCGGGCTTGGCGGTGGCTACGTGGGCTATGGCCTTGTCGCGCGCGAGATCGAGCGTGTCGATTCGGGCTATCGCTCGATGATGTCGGTGCAATCCTCGCTCGTGATGTATCCGATCTATGCCTACGGCACCGAGGAGCAGCGCCAGAAATACCTTCCCAAGCTTGCCACCGGCGAGTTCATCGGCTGTTTCGGCCTGACCGAGCCCGACGCGGGCAGCGACCCGGCGGGAATGAAGACCACCGCGAAGAAGACCGAGGGCGGCTACCGGCTCAACGGGTCCAAGATGTGGATCTCGAACAGCCCGATCGCGGATGTCTTCGTGGTCTGGGCCAAGTCCGAGGCGCATGACGGCAAGATCAAGGGCTTCGTGCTGGAAAAGGGCATGAAGGGCCTCTCGGCGCCCAAGATCGAGGGCAAGCAATCCTTGCGCGCCTCGATCACCGGCGAAATCGTGATGGACGATGTCGAAGTGGGCGAGGACGCGCTTCTGCCCAATGTCGAGGGGCTCAAGGGGCCGTTCGGCTGTCTCAACCGCGCGCGCTACGGCATCGCGTGGGGCGTCATGGGCGCGGCCGAGTTCTGCTGGCACGCGGCGCGGCAATACGGCCTCGACCGGCAGCAATTCCGCAAGCCGCTGGCACAGACGCAGCTTTTCCAGCTCAAGCTCGCCAACATGCAGACCGAGATCACGCTGGGCCTTCAGGCCGCGCTGCGCGTGGGCCGGCTCATGGACGACGCCAAGGCCGCGCCCGAAATGATCAGCCTCATCAAGCGCAACAACTGCGGCAAGGCGCTCGACATCGCGCGGATGGCGCGCGACATGCATGGCGGCAACGGCATCTCGGAGGAGTTCCAGGTCATCCGCCACATGATGAACCTCGAAACCGTGAACACCTACGAGGGCACGCACGATGTCCACGCACTGATCCTCGGGCGGGCGCAGACCGGGCTTCAGGCATTCTTCTGA
- a CDS encoding LysR substrate-binding domain-containing protein: MSPHFPSMTALRVLEAFDRLGSTTAAGAALGLTQSAVSRQLKTLETQLDAALFLREGRTLVLTPAGQDYADEIREVLGRIAQAGLRLHAPARTGQLTLAILPTFGMRWLVPRLPDFARTHPEVTINLVTRLKPFNFASEEIDAAIHFGEAEWPGTDSLRLRRETVIPVASPALAPGPLASPGEIAALPLLHIETRAEAWATWFAAHGVEPPRITGTVHDQFSTIMQAALHGLGAALLPTYLAEPEIAAGRLVRLCETPTEMPGAYYLVWPKAKAHDPALAVFRDWLGGQGDDEDLLPR; this comes from the coding sequence ATGAGCCCGCATTTCCCCTCGATGACCGCGCTGCGCGTGCTCGAGGCCTTCGACCGGCTGGGCAGCACGACCGCTGCGGGTGCCGCGCTCGGCCTCACGCAAAGCGCGGTGAGCCGCCAGCTCAAGACGCTCGAGACACAGCTCGATGCGGCGCTGTTCCTGCGCGAGGGGCGCACGCTGGTCCTCACCCCCGCCGGACAGGACTATGCCGACGAGATCCGCGAGGTGCTGGGCCGGATCGCCCAGGCCGGGCTGCGCCTTCATGCACCCGCGCGCACGGGGCAGTTGACGCTCGCCATCCTGCCCACCTTCGGGATGCGCTGGCTCGTGCCGCGCCTGCCCGATTTCGCGCGAACCCACCCGGAGGTGACGATCAACCTCGTCACGCGGCTCAAGCCCTTCAACTTCGCCAGCGAGGAGATCGACGCGGCGATCCATTTCGGTGAGGCCGAATGGCCGGGCACGGATTCGCTCAGGCTGCGGCGCGAGACCGTCATCCCCGTCGCCTCCCCTGCCCTCGCCCCCGGTCCCCTGGCATCTCCGGGCGAGATCGCGGCACTGCCGCTTCTGCATATCGAGACGCGCGCCGAGGCGTGGGCCACCTGGTTCGCCGCCCACGGGGTCGAGCCGCCCCGCATCACCGGCACCGTGCATGACCAGTTCTCGACCATCATGCAGGCGGCGCTGCACGGGCTCGGCGCGGCGCTTCTTCCCACCTACCTCGCGGAGCCCGAGATCGCCGCGGGTCGGCTCGTGCGGCTGTGCGAGACGCCCACCGAGATGCCCGGCGCCTACTACCTCGTCTGGCCGAAGGCGAAGGCGCATGACCCGGCGCTCGCGGTCTTTCGCGACTGGCTCGGCGGACAGGGCGACGACGAGGACCTGCTGCCCCGCTAG
- the phoB gene encoding phosphate regulon transcriptional regulator PhoB: protein MSAGRPRVLLVEDEPAQRDLLSYNLEADGFAVILASDGEEALLVAEEEAPDVILLDWMLPTVSGIEVCRQLKTRAATRGVPIIMISARSEEVDRVRGLETGADDYVVKPYSIAELLARVRAQLRRTRPSAVGERLQWGDIVLDAETHRVTRAGETLKLGPTEFRLLATFMEKPGRVWSREQLLDRVWGRDIYVDTRTVDVHVGRLRKILRARGGDDPLRTVRGAGYALG, encoded by the coding sequence ATGAGCGCGGGCCGGCCCAGGGTGCTGCTGGTCGAGGACGAGCCCGCGCAGCGCGATCTCCTGAGCTACAACCTCGAGGCCGACGGCTTTGCCGTGATCCTCGCGTCGGACGGCGAGGAGGCGCTCCTCGTGGCCGAGGAAGAGGCGCCGGACGTGATCCTGCTGGACTGGATGCTGCCCACGGTGTCGGGCATCGAGGTGTGCCGCCAGCTCAAGACGCGCGCCGCCACGCGCGGTGTGCCGATCATCATGATCTCGGCCCGCTCGGAAGAGGTCGACCGCGTGCGCGGGCTCGAGACGGGGGCGGATGACTACGTGGTCAAGCCCTATTCCATCGCCGAGCTTCTGGCACGGGTGCGCGCGCAGTTGCGCAGGACGCGCCCCTCGGCGGTGGGCGAGCGGCTTCAGTGGGGGGATATCGTGCTCGATGCCGAAACGCACCGCGTCACCCGCGCGGGCGAGACGCTCAAGCTCGGCCCGACGGAGTTCCGCCTGCTGGCGACGTTCATGGAAAAGCCCGGACGGGTCTGGAGCCGCGAACAGCTTCTCGACCGCGTGTGGGGCCGCGACATCTACGTGGACACCCGGACCGTCGACGTGCATGTCGGGCGGTTGCGCAAGATCCTGCGCGCGCGGGGAGGGGACGATCCGCTGCGCACGGTGCGCGGCGCCGGATACGCGCTGGGCTAG
- the phoU gene encoding phosphate signaling complex protein PhoU — MQDTHIASAFDRDLEGIEAQIMKMGGLVEAAILDAARSLEERDEDLAETVRHGDRAIDALEERINEDIARIIALRAPTAIDLRLVLSVLKVSGNLERIGDYAKNMAKRTTILSGLPRVSGAAAALRRMAREVERMLTDALDAYVRRDVDLARDVMRRDHDVDQMYNALFREFLTFMMEDPRQITPCMHLHFVAKNTERMGDHVTSIAEQVVYLVTGRMPDEDRPKGDLTSTDPELSPTGRGNGEPQA; from the coding sequence ATGCAGGACACACATATCGCATCCGCCTTCGACCGCGATCTCGAGGGGATCGAGGCGCAGATCATGAAGATGGGCGGCCTTGTCGAGGCGGCGATCCTCGACGCCGCGCGGTCGCTGGAGGAGCGTGACGAGGACCTGGCCGAAACCGTGCGCCACGGCGACCGGGCCATCGACGCGCTGGAGGAGCGGATCAACGAGGACATCGCACGCATCATCGCGCTGCGCGCGCCTACCGCCATCGACCTGCGGCTCGTGCTGTCGGTCCTGAAGGTGAGCGGCAATCTCGAACGGATCGGCGACTATGCCAAGAACATGGCGAAGCGGACCACGATCCTGTCGGGCCTGCCACGGGTGAGCGGTGCCGCCGCCGCGTTGCGCCGGATGGCGCGCGAGGTGGAGCGGATGCTGACCGACGCACTCGATGCCTACGTGCGGCGGGACGTCGATCTCGCCCGCGACGTGATGCGCCGGGATCATGACGTGGACCAGATGTATAACGCGCTCTTCCGCGAATTCCTGACCTTCATGATGGAGGATCCGCGCCAGATCACGCCCTGCATGCACCTGCATTTCGTGGCCAAGAACACCGAACGCATGGGCGATCACGTGACCTCGATCGCCGAGCAGGTCGTGTATCTCGTGACGGGGCGGATGCCCGACGAGGATCGCCCGAAAGGCGACCTGACCTCGACCGATCCCGAGCTGTCGCCCACGGGCCGGGGCAACGGGGAGCCGCAGGCATGA